The Fragaria vesca subsp. vesca linkage group LG2, FraVesHawaii_1.0, whole genome shotgun sequence genome includes a window with the following:
- the LOC101292971 gene encoding uncharacterized protein LOC101292971, which yields MAMRAREQSSSILARARRLLLRRCHESVNNGLVALGKVGDGVVLLGVVFVTSGIRALALGTMGKNKVAGANQLATGSQSGDLPTLETELHNHKEHTAAQIGELQTTLNVYQESLNAFRTEMMAEFRALRESTVAPVQPVSSTPLRLGSALPEGGATVLGALQDSAGSTHAMASSGTSSPGGNSSQNPPLVNTSVGDVEPLLQFNTSQPIITNDSGVVMNTLTVTKVTTPKPVLDKGKRVSLEKGQTSGSKSQVNGSARPHPNQIFQNANFGNQPPPYTPNCANFSQDFVQSQTAMPNFAQNQFAPNFPQTSFVQPYTHTSFVQPYTQTSFAHTYTPASFGTHIPQPQTIPYPKYTMVSTTTASPYHSNQMSANTYPNMQPYVAQQYHQNPYDPSLPTMKQMKLEWSTFGGGDPVEWLNKAEQIFAFYQIPEDRKLTLATLHLTEKASDRWFMFKHEFPNSWAGLAELLMREFGSHRRGDYQTALARMEQSGSVESYMEEFTKLSRRSHGFSSQNLLSFFIEGLKETIHSDVRALKPTSLYEACELAKIYEEKEMKTRGHFQVMTQARPPVAPLKQAYNYNHNANLQKVQQPARLAQPQGGIMGGLNKRLTQVEYQERRARNQCFFCDEIFRPGHNCRKGQALMVIEVVQEEDEVEVPVEQMTAGMEIDQGVELNAIEGVELQLHAVGDCINSQTMQLKGECHTHQVHVLVDSGASHNFIHPTVVKRAKVVIQPIKPLRVRLASGDVMETKGMAQVTIKLQQYALTTAYYILPISGCEVILGAQWLKSLGDIVWNFETMCMKFIQQGHQYLLQGETELQASMVSCKSMTRLLRKEREVMLIQLNSAHHEPQTLKTTEIHPLINQVLQKYPQVFDTPNQLPPARNQDHKIELLPNTPPVNVRPYRYPHFQKTEIEKIIQDLLENGVIRPSVSPFSSPVLLVKKKDGSWRLCVDYRALNAVTVKDKYPIPMVDELIDELHGAVIFTKLDLRSGYYQIRMHGEAVAKTAFRTHSGHYEFLVMPFGLTNAPSTFQAVMNDVLRPCLRKCTLVFMDDILVYSPFVETHVEHLDLVLSKLQQHSLKVKESKCEFGTDKVEYLGHVISAAGVAVDPVKIECIKLWEQPKTLKQLRGFLGLAGYYRKFVKGFGIIAKPLTDMLKKGGFKWTQAAVIAFEELKEALTSTPVLAIPDFTKEFVVETDASDVGIGAVLSQEGHPIAFMSKALAQKHLALSVYDKEMLAVVSAVQQWRPYLLGHHFKILTDHRTIEYFLKQKITTPAQQKWLIKLMGYDYTIQYKAGKNNAGPDSLSRRPSLAVIMGISKPVQEYVNELKQACLNHGETAIIVRLLQQGGEKKHYKLVNSLLYYKDRIFVPPVDEWRSKVIEELHGGKLGGHAGRARTYKRVTRNFRWPGVQKSVKEFVAFCDVCQQQHAETVMPPGLLQPVSIPPQAWHTISMDFIEALPKSEGKTVIWVIIDKLTKYAHFIPLSHPYSAATLVKVFVQEVAKLHGMPVNIISDRDPIFLSLFWQAFFELQGTQLSRSSAYHPQSDGQTENLNKTLEQYLRCVIGEKPHSWV from the exons ATGGCGATGAGGGCAAGGGAGCAAAGCAGCTCGATACTGGCGAGGGCAAGAAGGCTTCTGCTGAGGCGGTGTCATGAGTCTGTGAATAATGGCTTAGTAGCTCTAGGAAAGGTAGGAGACGGTGTCGTTTTACTTGGTGTTGT GTTCGTTACATCTGGTATCAGAGCCCTCGCTCTGGGTACTATGGGTAAGAACAAGGTAGCTGGTGCAAATCAGCTCGCAACAGGTTCTCAGAGTGGTGATTTACCCACTTTGGAGACTGAGCTTCACAATCACAAGGAGCACACTGCTGCGCAGATCGGGGAGCTTCAGACCACTCTTAATGTGTATCAGGAGTCCTTGAATGCTTTCCGTACTGAGATGATGGCTGAGTTTCGAGCCTTGAGGGAGTCTACAGTGGCACCAGTGCAACCGGTGAGCTCTACACCTCTCAGGCTTGGATCTGCTCTCCCTGAAGGTGGAGCTACTGTTTTGGGGGCTTTGCAGGACTCTGCTGGTTCCACTCATGCTATGGCGAGCTCAGGGACTAGTTCACCGGGGGGTAACAGTTCTCAAAACCCACCTTTGGTCAATACTAGTGTTGGGGATGTTGAGCCATTGTTGCAGTTTAACACTAGTCAGCCCATTATTACAAATGATTCTGGGGTGGTTATGAATACCCTTACAGTGACCAAGGTGACTACACCAAAACCAGTGTTGGATAAGGGAAAGAGAGTCAGTTTGGAGAAAGGTCAAACGAGTGGAAGCAAGTCCCAAGTGAATGGATCGGCTAGACCACATCCTAACCAGATTTTTCAGAATGCCAATTTTGGAAACCAACCACCACCATATACACCAAATTGTGCAAATTTTTCACAAGATTTTGTGCAATCCCAAACCGCCATGCCAAATTTTGCTCAAAACCAGTTTGCCCCAAATTTTCCTCAAACCAGTTTTGTCCAACCATACACACATACCAGTTTTGTCCAACCTTATACACAAACCAGTTTTGCCCATACCTATACACCAGCTTCTTTTGGTACTCATATTCCACAGCCACAAACCATACCATATCCAAAATATACCATGGTTTCCACAACCACGGCTAGTCCATACCATAGTAACCAGATGAGTGCTAATACATACCCAAATATGCAGCCTTATGTAGCACAACAGTATCATCAGAATCCATATGACCCCAGTTTACCCACAATGAAACAGATGAAGTTAGAATGGAGTACTTTTGGAGGAGGAGATCCGGTTGAGTGGCTGAATAAAGCTGAACAGATTTTTGCATTCTACCAAATCCCTGAGGACCGAAAGCTAACTCTTGCCACATTGCACTTGACAGAGAAGGCCTCGGATAGGTGGTTCATGTTCAAACATGAATTCCCTAATTCATGGGCAGGGTTAGCAGAATTACTTATGAGAGAGTTTGGTAGTCATCGAAGAGGGGATTATCAGACTGCTTTGGCTAGAATGGAGCAATCAGGCTCGGTTGAGAGCTACATGGAAGAATTCACCAAGCTATCAAGGAGGTCTCATGGTTTCTCTTCCCAGAATCTGTTGTCATTCTTCATTGAAGGGTTGAAAGAAACCATACATTCTGATGTGAGAGCTCTAAAACCAACTTCTTTATATGAGGCATGTGAGCTGGCCAAGATCTATGAAGAGAAAGAGATGAAAACAAGAGGTCATTTTCAAGTTATGACTCAGGCCAGACCACCAGTGGCACCTCTGAAACAAGCATACAATTACAACCACAATGCCAACCTTCAGAAAGTTCAACAACCTGCAAGATTGGCACAACCGCAAGGGGGTATTATGGGAGGCCTTAATAAGAGATTGACACAAGTTGAGTACCAAGAGAGAAGGGCGAGAAACCAGTGTTTTTTCTGTGATGAAATCTTTAGGCCTGGACATAATTGCAGGAAGGGTCAAGCTTTGATGGTGATTGAGGTGGTACAAGAAGAGGATGAGGTTGAGGTGCCGGTGGAACAAATGACGGCAGGGATGGAAATTGACCAGGGAGTGGAGTTGAATGCTATAGAAGGAGTTGAATTGCAGCTACATGCTGTGGGAGATTGTATCAATAGTCAAACAATGCAGCTAAAGGGTGAATGTCACACACACCAGGTGCATGTGTTGGTAGATTCAGGAGCTTCCCATAATTTCATCCATCCAACAGTTGTCAAACGAGCCAAGGTGGTGATTCAACCAATCAAGCCACTTAGGGTGAGACTGGCCAGTGGTGATGTCATGGAGACAAAAGGGATGGCGCAGGTAACAATCAAACTCCAACAATATGCTCTTACTACTGCATATTACATCCTACCTATTTCAGGTTGTGAGGTAATTCTAGGGGCTCAGTGGTTGAAAAGTCTTGGAGACATAGTGTGGAATTTTGAAACAATGTGCATGAAGTTTATTCAGCAGGGTCATCAATATTTGCTTCAGGGGGAAACTGAATTGCAAGCTAGCATGGTCAGTTGCAAATCCATGACTAGGCTGTTGCGAAAGGAGCGAGAAGTTATGTTGATTCAACTGAATTCTGCACATCATGAGCCCCAAACACTAAAAACAACTGAAATACACCCTCTGATTAACCAAGTCTTACAGAAGTATCCCCAAGTTTTTGACACCCCTAACCAGTTGCCACCAGCCAGAAATCAAGACCACAAAATCGAGTTACTTCCCAACACCCCTCCTGTGAATGTGAGACCTTACAGATACCCCCATTTTCAAAAAACTGAAATTGAAAAAATCATCCAAGATTTGTTGGAGAATGGAGTGATAAGACCAAGTGTTAGCCCTTTTTCATCCCCAGTTTTGTTGGTAAAAAAGAAAGATGGTTCGTGGCGGTTATGTGTAGACTACAGGGCTCTTAATGCTGTCACTGTGAAGGACAAGTACCCAATTCCGATGGTAGATGAGCTAATCGATGAGTTACATGGGGCTGTGATCTTTACTAAGCTGGACTTGAGGTCTGGTTATTACCAAATCAGGATGCATGGGGAGGCTGTGGCTAAGACTGCTTTTCGGACACATTCAGGACATTATGAGTTTTTAGTGATGCCCTTTGGACTCACTAATGCCCCTTCAACATTTCAGGCTGTTATGAATGATGTTTTGAGACCTTGCTTGAGAAAATGCACCCTTGTTTTTATGGATGACATCCTGGTGTACAGTCCTTTTGTGGAAACTCATGTGGAGCACTTAGATTTGGTGTTATCCAAATTGCAGCAGCATTCATTGAAAGTGAAAGAAAGTAAGTGTGAGTTTGGGACAGACAAAGTAGAATACTTGGGACATGTGATCAGTGCTGCCGGAGTGGCTGTAGATCCGGTCAAGATTGAGTGCATCAAACTGTGGGAACAACCAAAAACTCTTAAGCAACTGAGGGGGTTTTTGGGATTGGCTGGATATTATAGAAAGTTTGTTAAGGGTTTTGGCATTATAGCTAAACCTCTCACTGACATGCTTAAGAAAGGTGGATTCAAGTGGACCCAGGCTGCAGTCATAGCATTTGAAGAACTGAAGGAGGCTCTAACATCCACACCAGTGCTAGCAATTCCAGATTTTACAAAAGAATTTGTTGTGGAAACTGATGCTTCAGATGTAGGCATTGGAGCAGTATTGTCCCAAGAAGGTCATCCAATTGCCTTCATGAGCAAGGCATTAGCTCAAAAACACTTGGCTCTATCGGTTTACGACAAGGAGATGTTGGCAGTGGTATCAGCTGTACAACAGTGGAGGCCTTATCTCCTGGGGCATCATTTCAAGATTCTGACTGACCACAGAACCATTGAGTACTTCTTAAAGCAGAAAATCACTACACCAGCTCAACAAAAGTGGTTAATCAAGTTAATGGGATATGATTATACCATTCAATACAAAGCTGGAAAGAACAATGCAGGTCCTGATTCCTTATCAAGAAGGCCTTCGCTGGCTGTGATCATGGGAATATCAAAACCTGTGCAGGAGTATGTCAATGAGTTAAAACAGGCATGTCTCAACCATGGAGAAACAGCCATAATTGTGAGATTATTGCAGCAAGGAGGGGAGAAGAAACACTACAAGCTGGTAAACTCTTTGCTCTACTACAAAGATAGGATCTTTGTGCCTCCAGTTGATGAATGGCGTAGTAAGGTGATTGAGGAGCTACATGGAGGGAAGTTGGGAGGTCATGCTGGGAGAGCTAGGACATACAAGAGGGTCACAAGAAATTTCAGGTGGCCAGGGGTGCAGAAAAGTGTTAAGGAGTTTGTAGCTTTCTGTGATGTGTGTCAACAACAACATGCAGAAACAGTCATGCCACCTGGGCTCTTGCAACCGGTAAGCATACCTCCACAAGCGTGGCACACAATCTCCATGGATTTCATAGAAGCTTTGCCAAAGTCAGAAGGAAAAACAGTGATCTGGGTCATCATTGACAAACTAACAAAGTATGCTCACTTCATTCCTTTGTCTCATCCATATTCAGCTGCAACATTGGTTAAGGTTTTTGTGCAAGAGGTAGCCAAACTGCATGGAATGCCAGTTAACATCATCTCTGATAGAGATCCCATATTCTTAAGTCTTTTTTGGCAAGCATTCTTTGAGCTTCAAGGAACTCAGTTAAGCAGATCTTCTGCTTACCACCCACAATCAGATGGCCAGACTGAGAACCTCAACAAGACCTTGGAACAGTACTTGAGATGTGTTATTGGGGAGAAACCCCACAGCTGGGTGTAA
- the LOC101300503 gene encoding alpha-L-fucosidase 1-like produces the protein MIMKNKKNTHTPIPSSIPRLHLLLLLSLSLSSTSCSSSLLKKPPPLPILPLPSAPQLQWQLGHMAMFLHFGPNTFTDSEWGTGHVDPSVFNPTNLNATQWVQVAKDSGFSRVILTAKHHDGFCLWPTDYTNYSVSSSPWRNGGGDVVGELAKAAKDAGIGLGLYLSPWDRHEQCYGNTLEYNEFYMGQMTELLTRYGNIKEVWLDGAKGEGEKDMDYFFDSWFSLIHQHQPGAVIFSDAGPDTRWVGDEAGVAGSTCWSLFNRSSAKIGDTDFQYSRGGDPFGHDWVPAECDVSIRPGWFWHSSQVPKSARTLLELYCKSVGRNCLLLLNVPPNSSGLISAEDIEVLKEFSELRRSIFSQNLAKDAKIRASSTRGSANNSWFNPYNVVEEGFHSYWAPEENQSNWVLYFDLQELVSFNILLVEEPIHMGQRVIKFHLQILNENGEWNKVTNGTTVGYRRLLQFPIVKSRNLRFVIEKSRAEPLISYLGLYMDPFSTLSNISDSTTQTSINSSQILPHIDFNHSQIAVL, from the exons ATGATCATGAAGAACAAGAAGAACACCCACACCCCAATCCCCAGTTCCATTCCAAGACTCCACCTTTTGCTCCTCCTCTCACTCTCACTCTCTTCTACTTCTTGTTCATCCTCATTGCTCAAAAAGCCACCCCCTCTTCCAATATTACCCCTCCCCTCAGCTCCCCAGCTCCAATGGCAACTCGGCCACATGGCCATGTTCCTCCACTTCGGACCCAACACCTTCACCGACTCCGAATGGGGCACCGGCCACGTTGACCCCTCCGTCTTCAACCCCACCAACCTCAACGCCACTCAGTGGGTCCAAGTTGCCAAAGACTCAGGCTTCTCGCGCGTGATCCTCACCGCCAAACACCACGATGGCTTCTGCTTGTGGCCCACCGACTACACCAACTACTCGGTCAGCTCCAGCCCCTGGAGGAACGGCGGTGGTGACGTGGTGGGTGAGCTTGCTAAGGCTGCTAAGGACGCGGGTATTGGATTGGGGCTTTACCTTTCGCCTTGGGATCGGCACGAGCAGTGTTATGGTAACACTCTGGAGTATAATGAGTTCTATATGGGTCAAATGACGGAGCTGCTCACTAG GTATGGAAATATCAAGGAAGTATGGTTGGATGGAGCAAAAGGGGAAGGGGAAAAAGATATGGATTATTTCTTTGATTCTTGGTTCAGTCTGATTCATCAACACCAGCCAGGGGCTGTCATTTTCTCTGATGCTGGTCCCGACACCAGATGGGTTGGCGATGAAGCTGGGGTTGCTGGGTCTACTTGTTGGTCTCTTTTCAATAGGAGTTCTGCCAAGATTGGTGACACTGATTTCCA ATATTCAAGAGGAGGTGATCCATTTGGTCATGATTGGGTACCGGCCGAGTGTGATGTCTCAATCCGTCCTGGTTGGTTTTGGCATTCATCCCAAGTTCCAAAATCTGCAAGGACTCTACTTGAACTATACTGCAAATCTGTTGGTAGGAACTGTCTCTTGTTACTAAATGTACCTCCGAACTCTTCTGGTCTCATATCAGCAGAAGATATTGAAGTGCTTAAGGAATTCAGTGAGCTCCGGAGATCTATATTCTCACAGAATCTAGCCAAAGATGCCAAAATTCGTGCAAGCAGTACGCGAGGGAGTGCCAATAATTCTTGGTTCAACCCCTATAATGTCGTTGAAGAAGGTTTTCATTCCTATTGGGCACCTGAGGAGAATCAGTCAAATTGGGTTTTATACTTTGATCTTCAAGAACTAGTATCATTCAATATTCTTCTAGTTGAAGAGCCAATTCACATGGGACAACGGGTTATTAAGTTCCATCTTCAGATCCTGAATGAAAATGGTGAGTGGAATAAAGTAACTAATGGAACCACTGTGGGATATCGGAGGCTTTTGCAATTTCCTATAGTTAAGTCTCGGAACTTGAGGTTTGTCATCGAGAAGTCCCGGGCAGAACCACTGATTTCCTATCTGGGTTTATATATGGATCCTTTTTCCACTTTAAGCAACATATCTGATTCAACCACGCAGACAAGCATCAATAGCAGTCAAATTCTTCCCCATATTGATTTCAATCATTCTCAAATTGCTGTATTATAG
- the LOC101292670 gene encoding uncharacterized protein LOC101292670 encodes MTPFQALYGYEPPSVKIYLPGSTSVANVDQDLRNRDELLTVLKKNLEKAQSRMKKYYDLKHTERKFEVGDLVYLKLQPYRQQSAHKRVFHKLSAKYFGPFEVLEKVGSVAYKLKLPAYAKIHDVFHVSLLRKKLGANVTAEAHLPHLSEAGTVKWEPEAVLQTRLVKRRGEAAAQWLIKWMGAEAEDATWEFADHITRRFPEFKH; translated from the coding sequence ATGACACCATTTCAAGCTTTGTATGGATATGAACCACCTTCTGTTAAAATCTATCTTCCAGGGTCTACATCAGTTGCTAATGTGGACCAAGACTTGAGGAATAGGGATGAGTTGTTGACAGTACTCAAGAAGAACCTGGAAAAAGCTCAATCTAGAATGAAGAAGTATTATGATTTGAAACACACTGAAAGGAAGTTTGAAGTAGGCGACTTGGTTTATTTGAAGCTCCAACCTTATAGGCAGCAGTCAGCCCACAAAAGGGTGTTCCACAAACTCTCTGCCAAATATTTTGGTCCCTTTGAAGTTCTGGAAAAGGTGGGAAGTGTAGCTTACAAGCTCAAACTTCCAGCTTATGCAAAGATACATGATGTTTTTCATGTCTCTTTGTTAAGGAAGAAACTGGGCGCTAATGTGACAGCAGAGGCACATCTTCCCCATCTGTCTGAAGCTGGAACTGTGAAATGGGAACCTGAGGCAGTGCTGCAAACAAGATTGGTGAAGAGGAGAGGTGAGGCAGCTGCACAGTGGTTAATTAAATGGATGGGAGCTGAAGCCGAGGATGCTACTTGGGAGTTTGCAGATCACATCACCCGCAGATTTCCGGAGTTCAAGCATTGA